In Monodelphis domestica isolate mMonDom1 chromosome 3, mMonDom1.pri, whole genome shotgun sequence, the following proteins share a genomic window:
- the CCDC92 gene encoding coiled-coil domain-containing protein 92 isoform X1: MHRRCVLQASLADTWGPLQPPAGLQQQTSHRIQGHLDVSMAASNLENQLHSAQKNLLFLQREHANTLKGLHAEIRRLQQHCTDLTYELTLKSSEQAGDGTSRSNELKRKCEDLEAELKAKEAEKQELLQELEQKNALIAVLETTVKEREKKYLEELKLKSHKLSVLSGELEQRAGTIAYLTSQLHATKKKLLLSPADAASAPTSGSAAGASAAAAAAGYKPAPPKEKLPETPRRRMKKSLSAPLNPDFEEVYRLGSDRKLLFREPVDAMPDPTPFLLAREAAEVHLIKERPLVIPPIASERTSGDPHSPARDKAHKAHVGVAHRIHHVPQPQAQPEVETLAVDQVNGSKVVRKHSGTDRTV, encoded by the exons ATGCATCGGAGATGTGTTCTTCAGGCCTCACTAGCGGACACTTGGGGTCCCCTGCAGCCTCCTGCAGGGCTTCAGCAGCAGACGAGCCATCGGATACAGG GTCATCTGGATGTCAGCATGGCAGCCTCAAACCTGGAGAACCAGTTGCACAGTGCCCAGAAGAACCTGTTGTTCCTTCAACGGGAACACGCCAACACCCTGAAGGGCCTGCACGCTGAGATAAGACGACTGCAGCAACACTGCACAG atttaaCATATGAGCTGACACTGAAGAGTTCGGAACAGGCAG GAGATGGAACTTCCCGAAGCAACGAACTGAAGCGAAAATGCGAAGACCTGGAGGCCGAGCTCAAGGCGAAGGAGGCGGAGAAGCAAGAGCTGCTCCAGGAGCTGGAGCAGAAGAATGCGCTCATCGCCGTGCTGGAGACCACGGTGAAGGAGCGGGAGAAGAAGTACCTGGAGGAGCTGAAGCTCAAGAGCCACAAGCTGAGCGTGCTGTCAGGCGAGCTGGAGCAGCGCGCCGGCACCATCGCCTACCTCACGTCGCAGCTGCACGCCACCAAGAAGAAGCTGCTCCTGAGCCCCGCCGACGCCGCCAGCGCGCCCACCTCCGGCTCGGCCGCAGGCGCctcggccgccgccgccgcggccGGCTATAAGCCGGCGCCCCCCAAAGAGAAGCTCCCCGAGACCCCGCGGCGCCGGATGAAGAAGAGCCTGTCGGCCCCGCTGAACCCCGACTTCGAGGAGGTCTACCGGCTGGGCTCGGACCGGAAGCTGCTCTTCCGCGAGCCCGTGGACGCCATGCCGGACCCCACTCCGTTCCTGCTGGCCAGGGAGGCCGCCGAGGTGCACCTCATCAAGGAGAGGCCGCTCGTCATCCCTCCCATCGCCTCGGAGCGCACGTCGGGGGACCCGCACAGCCCCGCCCGGGACAAGGCGCACAAGGCGCACGTGGGCGTGGCCCACCGCATCCATCACGTGCCCCAGCCGCAAGCGCAGCCCGAGGTGGAGACGCTGGCGGTGGACCAGGTCAACGGAAGCAAAGTCGTTCGGAAGCACTCAGGGACCGATAGAACTGTGTAG
- the CCDC92 gene encoding coiled-coil domain-containing protein 92 isoform X3, with protein MLLTVLAVHAESRLPGHLDVSMAASNLENQLHSAQKNLLFLQREHANTLKGLHAEIRRLQQHCTDLTYELTLKSSEQAGDGTSRSNELKRKCEDLEAELKAKEAEKQELLQELEQKNALIAVLETTVKEREKKYLEELKLKSHKLSVLSGELEQRAGTIAYLTSQLHATKKKLLLSPADAASAPTSGSAAGASAAAAAAGYKPAPPKEKLPETPRRRMKKSLSAPLNPDFEEVYRLGSDRKLLFREPVDAMPDPTPFLLAREAAEVHLIKERPLVIPPIASERTSGDPHSPARDKAHKAHVGVAHRIHHVPQPQAQPEVETLAVDQVNGSKVVRKHSGTDRTV; from the exons ATGCTTCTCACCGTACTAGCTGTGCATGCAGAATCCAGGCTTCCAG GTCATCTGGATGTCAGCATGGCAGCCTCAAACCTGGAGAACCAGTTGCACAGTGCCCAGAAGAACCTGTTGTTCCTTCAACGGGAACACGCCAACACCCTGAAGGGCCTGCACGCTGAGATAAGACGACTGCAGCAACACTGCACAG atttaaCATATGAGCTGACACTGAAGAGTTCGGAACAGGCAG GAGATGGAACTTCCCGAAGCAACGAACTGAAGCGAAAATGCGAAGACCTGGAGGCCGAGCTCAAGGCGAAGGAGGCGGAGAAGCAAGAGCTGCTCCAGGAGCTGGAGCAGAAGAATGCGCTCATCGCCGTGCTGGAGACCACGGTGAAGGAGCGGGAGAAGAAGTACCTGGAGGAGCTGAAGCTCAAGAGCCACAAGCTGAGCGTGCTGTCAGGCGAGCTGGAGCAGCGCGCCGGCACCATCGCCTACCTCACGTCGCAGCTGCACGCCACCAAGAAGAAGCTGCTCCTGAGCCCCGCCGACGCCGCCAGCGCGCCCACCTCCGGCTCGGCCGCAGGCGCctcggccgccgccgccgcggccGGCTATAAGCCGGCGCCCCCCAAAGAGAAGCTCCCCGAGACCCCGCGGCGCCGGATGAAGAAGAGCCTGTCGGCCCCGCTGAACCCCGACTTCGAGGAGGTCTACCGGCTGGGCTCGGACCGGAAGCTGCTCTTCCGCGAGCCCGTGGACGCCATGCCGGACCCCACTCCGTTCCTGCTGGCCAGGGAGGCCGCCGAGGTGCACCTCATCAAGGAGAGGCCGCTCGTCATCCCTCCCATCGCCTCGGAGCGCACGTCGGGGGACCCGCACAGCCCCGCCCGGGACAAGGCGCACAAGGCGCACGTGGGCGTGGCCCACCGCATCCATCACGTGCCCCAGCCGCAAGCGCAGCCCGAGGTGGAGACGCTGGCGGTGGACCAGGTCAACGGAAGCAAAGTCGTTCGGAAGCACTCAGGGACCGATAGAACTGTGTAG
- the CCDC92 gene encoding coiled-coil domain-containing protein 92 isoform X2 translates to MEKPGSWKNGHSGSVCKGHLDVSMAASNLENQLHSAQKNLLFLQREHANTLKGLHAEIRRLQQHCTDLTYELTLKSSEQAGDGTSRSNELKRKCEDLEAELKAKEAEKQELLQELEQKNALIAVLETTVKEREKKYLEELKLKSHKLSVLSGELEQRAGTIAYLTSQLHATKKKLLLSPADAASAPTSGSAAGASAAAAAAGYKPAPPKEKLPETPRRRMKKSLSAPLNPDFEEVYRLGSDRKLLFREPVDAMPDPTPFLLAREAAEVHLIKERPLVIPPIASERTSGDPHSPARDKAHKAHVGVAHRIHHVPQPQAQPEVETLAVDQVNGSKVVRKHSGTDRTV, encoded by the exons GTCATCTGGATGTCAGCATGGCAGCCTCAAACCTGGAGAACCAGTTGCACAGTGCCCAGAAGAACCTGTTGTTCCTTCAACGGGAACACGCCAACACCCTGAAGGGCCTGCACGCTGAGATAAGACGACTGCAGCAACACTGCACAG atttaaCATATGAGCTGACACTGAAGAGTTCGGAACAGGCAG GAGATGGAACTTCCCGAAGCAACGAACTGAAGCGAAAATGCGAAGACCTGGAGGCCGAGCTCAAGGCGAAGGAGGCGGAGAAGCAAGAGCTGCTCCAGGAGCTGGAGCAGAAGAATGCGCTCATCGCCGTGCTGGAGACCACGGTGAAGGAGCGGGAGAAGAAGTACCTGGAGGAGCTGAAGCTCAAGAGCCACAAGCTGAGCGTGCTGTCAGGCGAGCTGGAGCAGCGCGCCGGCACCATCGCCTACCTCACGTCGCAGCTGCACGCCACCAAGAAGAAGCTGCTCCTGAGCCCCGCCGACGCCGCCAGCGCGCCCACCTCCGGCTCGGCCGCAGGCGCctcggccgccgccgccgcggccGGCTATAAGCCGGCGCCCCCCAAAGAGAAGCTCCCCGAGACCCCGCGGCGCCGGATGAAGAAGAGCCTGTCGGCCCCGCTGAACCCCGACTTCGAGGAGGTCTACCGGCTGGGCTCGGACCGGAAGCTGCTCTTCCGCGAGCCCGTGGACGCCATGCCGGACCCCACTCCGTTCCTGCTGGCCAGGGAGGCCGCCGAGGTGCACCTCATCAAGGAGAGGCCGCTCGTCATCCCTCCCATCGCCTCGGAGCGCACGTCGGGGGACCCGCACAGCCCCGCCCGGGACAAGGCGCACAAGGCGCACGTGGGCGTGGCCCACCGCATCCATCACGTGCCCCAGCCGCAAGCGCAGCCCGAGGTGGAGACGCTGGCGGTGGACCAGGTCAACGGAAGCAAAGTCGTTCGGAAGCACTCAGGGACCGATAGAACTGTGTAG
- the CCDC92 gene encoding coiled-coil domain-containing protein 92 isoform X4 yields the protein MAASNLENQLHSAQKNLLFLQREHANTLKGLHAEIRRLQQHCTDLTYELTLKSSEQAGDGTSRSNELKRKCEDLEAELKAKEAEKQELLQELEQKNALIAVLETTVKEREKKYLEELKLKSHKLSVLSGELEQRAGTIAYLTSQLHATKKKLLLSPADAASAPTSGSAAGASAAAAAAGYKPAPPKEKLPETPRRRMKKSLSAPLNPDFEEVYRLGSDRKLLFREPVDAMPDPTPFLLAREAAEVHLIKERPLVIPPIASERTSGDPHSPARDKAHKAHVGVAHRIHHVPQPQAQPEVETLAVDQVNGSKVVRKHSGTDRTV from the exons ATGGCAGCCTCAAACCTGGAGAACCAGTTGCACAGTGCCCAGAAGAACCTGTTGTTCCTTCAACGGGAACACGCCAACACCCTGAAGGGCCTGCACGCTGAGATAAGACGACTGCAGCAACACTGCACAG atttaaCATATGAGCTGACACTGAAGAGTTCGGAACAGGCAG GAGATGGAACTTCCCGAAGCAACGAACTGAAGCGAAAATGCGAAGACCTGGAGGCCGAGCTCAAGGCGAAGGAGGCGGAGAAGCAAGAGCTGCTCCAGGAGCTGGAGCAGAAGAATGCGCTCATCGCCGTGCTGGAGACCACGGTGAAGGAGCGGGAGAAGAAGTACCTGGAGGAGCTGAAGCTCAAGAGCCACAAGCTGAGCGTGCTGTCAGGCGAGCTGGAGCAGCGCGCCGGCACCATCGCCTACCTCACGTCGCAGCTGCACGCCACCAAGAAGAAGCTGCTCCTGAGCCCCGCCGACGCCGCCAGCGCGCCCACCTCCGGCTCGGCCGCAGGCGCctcggccgccgccgccgcggccGGCTATAAGCCGGCGCCCCCCAAAGAGAAGCTCCCCGAGACCCCGCGGCGCCGGATGAAGAAGAGCCTGTCGGCCCCGCTGAACCCCGACTTCGAGGAGGTCTACCGGCTGGGCTCGGACCGGAAGCTGCTCTTCCGCGAGCCCGTGGACGCCATGCCGGACCCCACTCCGTTCCTGCTGGCCAGGGAGGCCGCCGAGGTGCACCTCATCAAGGAGAGGCCGCTCGTCATCCCTCCCATCGCCTCGGAGCGCACGTCGGGGGACCCGCACAGCCCCGCCCGGGACAAGGCGCACAAGGCGCACGTGGGCGTGGCCCACCGCATCCATCACGTGCCCCAGCCGCAAGCGCAGCCCGAGGTGGAGACGCTGGCGGTGGACCAGGTCAACGGAAGCAAAGTCGTTCGGAAGCACTCAGGGACCGATAGAACTGTGTAG